One window of the Equus caballus isolate H_3958 breed thoroughbred chromosome 2, TB-T2T, whole genome shotgun sequence genome contains the following:
- the LOC100630426 gene encoding uncharacterized protein — protein sequence MSGRPVGHSSTYSCLNHPNNVSFPARNPSWSHYPNVTGATSLKRPRTPSGSEVSSCSNPSEQSDNPRSPRLPVRRICMGQPYNSKCVETSHLATGCKVARKLACCGGPHCLLCTDRPARPSSPTFLDHLIKGINYLDRSTNAFYTNCTKSSLSLPRLAANYLQHAANSIRLDPEDHSCPHSYSHPYTSMATSDKSCTSTCLVPSAGDVNALQCVDDSVNTSCPRRLYSRKITPMLSQRPGIKLPELPLFGNGIFSLGRLPKFWEAIRSGWSAPEPISKPCSWW from the coding sequence ATGTCTGGACGCCCGGTGGGCCATTCCAGCACTTACAGCTGCTTGAACCATCCCAACAACGTGTCCTTTCCAGCCCGGAATCCAAGCTGGTCCCACTACCCTAATGTGACCGGGGCCACGTCCCTCAAGCGCCCCCGCACGCCGAGCGGCTCGGAAGTCAGCAGCTGCAGCAACCCTTCGGAGCAGTCCGACAACCCCAGATCCCCTAGACTTCCGGTGAGGAGAATCTGCATGGGCCAGCCCTACAACTCCAAGTGTGTAGAGACGAGCCACCTGGCCACTGGCTGCAAGGTGGCCAGAAAGCTCGCTTGCTGTGGTGGCCCCCACTGCCTGCTCTGCACAGATCGTCCAGCGAGGCCCTCTAGCCCCACTTTCCTGGACCACCTCATCAAAGGCATCAACTACCTCGACAGATCCACCAATGCCTTCTACACCAACTGCACCAAGTCGTCTCTGAGCCTGCCGAGGCTCGCCGCCAACTACCTGCAACACGCTGCCAACTCCATCCGCCTGGACCCTGAAGACCACTCCTGCCCCCACAGTTACTCCCACCCCTACACCAGCATGGCCACCTCTGACAAGTCCTGCACCAGCACGTGCTTGGTGCCGTCCGCTGGGGATGTCAATGCTTTGCAGTGTGTGGATGACTCTGTCAACACGAGTTGCCCACGCCGGCTATATAGCCGGAAAATCACTCCCATGCTGTCACAGAGGCCAGGGATAAAGTTGCCAGAACTCCCTTTGTTTGGCAACGGGATCTTTTCCTTAGGTCGTCTGCCTAAGTTCTGGGAAGCAATCCGCTCGGGCTGGAGCGCCCCTGAGCCCATCTCCAAACCCTGTAGCTGGTGGTGA